One segment of Theobroma cacao cultivar B97-61/B2 chromosome 9, Criollo_cocoa_genome_V2, whole genome shotgun sequence DNA contains the following:
- the LOC108663227 gene encoding uncharacterized protein LOC108663227 produces the protein MEKIKKVSLGVQKKTKATKQSKKKFLNIVLDYLKSDCYMFAPLISPPLFGVKMKEVIKGNKKNVLKKVGKYMKSNTYMYASLVFSQLIGSSTFARMRMMDGYIAVREKTK, from the exons AtggaaaagataaagaaagtGTCCTTAGGAGTTCAAAAGAAGACCAAAGCGACCAAACAAAGCAAGAAGAAATTCCTCAACATTGTTTTAGACTACCTCAAATCTGACTGTTACATGTTTGCTCCTCTCATTTCTCCTCCTCTGTTTG GAGTGAAAATGAAAGAAGTCATTAAAGGAAACAAGAAGAACGTGTTAAAAAAGGTTGGAAAGTATATGAAATCTAACACTTACATGTATGCGTCCTTGGTTTTTTCTCAGCTGATTGGTTCTTCTACTTTCG CTAGAATGAGAATGATGGACGGGTACATAGCTGTACGAGAAAAGACAAAGTAA